The following are encoded together in the Ignavibacteriales bacterium genome:
- the glnA gene encoding type I glutamate--ammonia ligase, with amino-acid sequence MAKSETAVNNILKFIKDKGIKFVDLKFMDFPGQWQHFTVPVTQFNAGSFEEGFGFDGSSIRGWKAIHESDMLLIPDPGTMFVDLFIEAPTLSLICDVYEPATKEKYSRCPRNIAQKAEAYLISTGLADTVYYGPEAEFFIFDDVRFDSQPNGSFYVVDSIEGKWNSGREENPNLGYKPRFKEGYFPVPPTDSLMDLRNEMVTNLINCGIDVEAQHHEVASGGQCEIDLRFMPLVKAADQLLMFKYIVKNTAKKNNKTVTYMPKPIFGDNGSGMHVHTSLWKKGKPLFAGSGYAGLSEMGLYFIGGLLKHAASLLAFTNPTTNSYKRLVPGFEAPVNLAYSQRNRSASIRIPMYSSSPKAKRVEFRCPDASGNPYLGFSAMLMAGLDGVINRIDPGEPLDKDIYDMEPEELKNVPSTPGSLEAALKALENDHEYLLKGDVFTEDVIETWIKYKMDKEVKPMALQPHPYEFSLYYDV; translated from the coding sequence ATGGCTAAATCGGAAACTGCAGTAAATAATATTCTAAAGTTTATAAAAGATAAAGGGATAAAATTTGTGGATTTAAAGTTCATGGATTTCCCCGGACAGTGGCAGCATTTTACAGTTCCTGTCACACAATTCAACGCAGGTTCATTTGAGGAGGGGTTTGGATTTGATGGTTCATCAATCCGCGGATGGAAAGCAATTCACGAAAGCGATATGCTTTTAATTCCCGATCCGGGAACAATGTTTGTTGATCTTTTTATCGAAGCCCCAACACTCAGTTTAATTTGTGATGTATATGAACCGGCAACAAAAGAAAAATATTCACGCTGCCCGCGGAACATTGCGCAAAAGGCTGAAGCTTATCTCATCTCAACAGGATTAGCTGATACAGTTTATTACGGGCCCGAAGCTGAGTTTTTTATTTTTGATGATGTCAGATTTGATTCGCAGCCTAACGGAAGTTTTTACGTTGTTGATTCAATAGAAGGAAAATGGAATAGTGGAAGAGAAGAAAATCCAAACCTTGGTTATAAGCCAAGATTTAAAGAAGGATATTTTCCCGTTCCTCCAACAGATTCTTTAATGGATTTAAGAAATGAAATGGTAACCAATCTTATCAATTGCGGAATTGATGTTGAAGCGCAGCATCACGAGGTTGCAAGCGGCGGGCAGTGTGAGATTGATTTACGTTTTATGCCTCTTGTAAAAGCTGCTGATCAGTTATTGATGTTTAAATACATAGTGAAGAACACTGCAAAGAAGAATAACAAAACCGTTACATACATGCCTAAACCAATTTTTGGCGATAACGGAAGCGGTATGCATGTTCATACTTCACTTTGGAAAAAAGGCAAACCACTTTTTGCGGGATCAGGATATGCAGGATTGAGCGAAATGGGATTATACTTTATCGGTGGATTGTTAAAACACGCAGCAAGCTTACTTGCATTTACAAATCCAACTACAAACTCTTACAAACGATTAGTCCCCGGATTTGAAGCTCCCGTTAATCTTGCATACTCACAAAGAAACAGAAGTGCATCAATACGAATTCCAATGTACTCGTCTTCACCAAAAGCAAAACGTGTTGAGTTTAGATGTCCAGATGCTTCAGGCAATCCTTATCTCGGATTTTCTGCAATGCTTATGGCAGGATTAGATGGAGTGATAAACAGAATTGACCCCGGTGAACCACTTGATAAAGATATTTATGATATGGAACCGGAAGAATTAAAAAATGTACCTTCAACTCCTGGCAGTTTGGAAGCTGCATTAAAAGCTCTGGAAAATGATCACGAGTATTTACTAAAAGGTGATGTATTTACTGAAGATGTAATCGAAACATGGATAAAATATAAAATGGATAAAGAAGTTAAGCCAATGGCTCTTCAACCACATCCTTATGAATTTAGTCTGTATTACGATGTTTAA
- a CDS encoding carbohydrate kinase family protein, which produces MKLLIIGQAVVDTIEFIDGKTLLLPGGIHHVCAGISIVRSEDDEMFLCTSFDEESKSLFEKSFSIFNNKYVTKVDKIPHVHLTIYPDREREEKYDSINQNLYLNINHWNNFDGIIINMITGFDVTIEEAEYIRKNFKGKIYLDVHTLSRGLDKHFNRNFRLIPDIEKWAKSVDIIQMNESEIKTISKLESERKIVEELFSLGIIIILVTKGADGVRVYYKNKTEISSLFISSLKIKAVNTIGCGDVFGAVFFYNYIKTKNINLALHKAVHAASLTAAGLTPDEIKNY; this is translated from the coding sequence ATGAAACTCTTGATTATTGGGCAAGCTGTAGTTGACACAATAGAATTTATAGACGGTAAAACTTTATTGCTCCCGGGGGGAATCCATCATGTTTGCGCAGGAATTTCGATTGTTAGATCTGAAGATGATGAAATGTTTTTATGCACATCCTTCGATGAAGAAAGCAAATCATTGTTTGAAAAGTCTTTTTCTATTTTTAATAACAAATATGTTACGAAGGTAGATAAAATCCCTCACGTTCACCTAACCATTTATCCGGATAGGGAGCGTGAAGAAAAGTACGATAGTATTAATCAAAACCTTTATCTAAACATCAATCATTGGAATAACTTTGATGGAATCATTATTAACATGATCACCGGTTTTGATGTAACGATTGAGGAGGCTGAATACATTAGAAAAAATTTTAAAGGAAAAATTTATTTAGACGTTCATACGCTTTCACGAGGGTTAGATAAACATTTCAATAGAAATTTCAGATTAATTCCAGACATTGAAAAGTGGGCGAAGTCAGTTGATATAATCCAAATGAATGAAAGTGAAATTAAGACCATTAGTAAATTGGAATCGGAAAGAAAAATTGTTGAAGAACTTTTCAGCCTTGGAATTATAATAATTTTAGTTACAAAAGGAGCCGATGGAGTCCGTGTTTATTATAAAAATAAAACAGAAATTTCCTCTCTTTTCATTTCATCATTAAAAATAAAAGCTGTCAACACAATCGGTTGCGGTGATGTTTTTGGGGCAGTATTTTTTTATAATTATATTAAAACTAAAAATATAAATCTTGCGCTTCACAAAGCCGTTCATGCTGCATCATTGACCGCCGCAGGATTAACTCCAGATGAAATTAAAAATTACTAA
- the bshA gene encoding N-acetyl-alpha-D-glucosaminyl L-malate synthase BshA, with protein sequence MKIGITCYPTYGGSGVIATELGKYLAQRGHEVHFISYALPFRLNHFVENIVFHEVETSSYPLFEFPLYALALASKMAEVAQFEKLDLLHVHYAIPHAISAFLAKQVMKTKKDLKITTTLHGTDITLVGLEPSFLPLVKFSIEESNGVTAVSKFLKEKTLTNYDIEKDIEVIPNFVDTSIFKPLEHCIHKRHIAPKGEKILIHTSNFRPVKRVPDTIRIFDLVKKEVPSKLLLVGDGPERSECERLCRQLDLCDDVKFLGKQDGLVEILNSADLFLIPSQSESFGLAALEAMACGLPVISSSVGGLPELVKHNESGFIAEIGDVERMAKYAIDLLTNEKKYSLFSKNARERAVQLFDVSKVVPMYEKHYQNILEN encoded by the coding sequence ATGAAAATAGGAATAACCTGCTATCCCACTTACGGCGGCAGCGGAGTAATTGCAACAGAACTCGGAAAATATCTTGCGCAGCGCGGGCATGAAGTTCATTTCATCAGTTACGCTTTGCCTTTCAGACTAAATCATTTCGTAGAGAATATTGTTTTTCACGAAGTTGAAACAAGCAGCTACCCGCTGTTTGAGTTTCCACTTTATGCACTTGCTCTTGCAAGCAAAATGGCCGAGGTTGCTCAATTCGAAAAATTGGATCTGCTGCATGTTCACTATGCTATCCCACACGCTATCAGTGCTTTTCTTGCCAAACAAGTAATGAAAACAAAAAAGGATTTAAAAATTACCACTACCCTTCATGGAACTGATATAACTTTGGTTGGACTTGAACCATCTTTTTTGCCGCTTGTAAAATTCAGCATTGAAGAAAGCAATGGGGTTACTGCAGTATCTAAATTTTTGAAAGAAAAAACTTTGACCAATTATGATATCGAAAAGGACATCGAAGTAATTCCAAACTTTGTGGACACATCAATATTTAAACCTCTTGAGCACTGCATACACAAAAGACACATTGCTCCGAAGGGTGAAAAAATTCTAATTCACACTTCTAATTTTCGTCCTGTTAAACGTGTTCCCGATACGATCAGAATTTTTGATCTTGTTAAAAAAGAAGTGCCATCAAAACTTTTACTTGTTGGAGATGGACCCGAGCGATCTGAATGCGAAAGACTTTGCCGTCAGCTTGATCTATGCGACGATGTAAAATTCTTAGGCAAACAAGATGGGCTTGTAGAAATTCTAAACTCGGCTGATTTATTTTTGATTCCTTCTCAATCCGAAAGTTTTGGATTAGCTGCACTTGAAGCAATGGCATGCGGTTTACCTGTAATTAGTTCAAGCGTGGGGGGGCTGCCGGAACTTGTAAAGCATAATGAGAGCGGATTTATCGCTGAGATCGGTGATGTCGAACGTATGGCGAAATATGCAATTGATCTTTTGACTAATGAAAAAAAATATTCCCTCTTTTCAAAAAATGCACGAGAGCGCGCTGTACAGTTGTTCGATGTTTCAAAAGTAGTTCCGATGTATGAAAAACATTATCAAAATATTTTAGAAAATTAA
- the rfbD gene encoding dTDP-4-dehydrorhamnose reductase: MLPNRIIKKRILITGANGMLGQRLVKIFSQYNNYTLLATSVENESVIRNIDYAICDISIRDDIKNLILNFYPDVVVHTAAFTNVDLSEKEREQCWKINVKAVEYITEACRVLGNHLIHISTDYIFDGTSGPYNENAPPNPLGYYARTKLASENVLRMSGVDFTIIRTNVLYGIADSRPDFVRWVINKLKSNDKINIVTDQINNPTFIDDMVQAISKIIEFKKYGVYNIGGSEFISRYDFALKIADFFNLNRDLIFAIVTKDLNQPARRPLKSGLIITKAQAELNYKPYTIDEALTRMKEELNL, encoded by the coding sequence ATGTTACCGAACAGAATAATTAAAAAAAGAATATTGATAACCGGTGCCAATGGAATGCTCGGACAAAGGCTGGTGAAAATATTTTCACAGTATAATAATTATACTCTTCTTGCAACTTCAGTTGAAAACGAATCAGTTATAAGAAATATTGACTACGCTATTTGTGATATTTCAATAAGAGATGATATTAAAAATCTAATTCTGAATTTTTATCCCGACGTTGTTGTTCATACTGCTGCTTTCACCAATGTTGATCTTAGTGAGAAAGAGCGCGAACAATGCTGGAAGATAAATGTTAAAGCTGTTGAGTACATTACTGAAGCCTGCCGTGTGCTCGGTAACCATCTTATCCATATATCAACAGATTATATCTTTGACGGAACAAGTGGGCCGTACAACGAAAATGCCCCGCCAAATCCTCTTGGTTATTATGCGAGAACTAAACTTGCAAGTGAAAATGTTTTAAGAATGAGTGGAGTTGATTTTACAATTATCAGAACTAATGTGTTGTATGGCATAGCAGACAGCAGGCCTGATTTTGTTCGGTGGGTTATAAATAAACTTAAATCTAATGATAAAATTAATATTGTAACTGACCAGATAAACAACCCCACCTTTATTGATGACATGGTTCAGGCTATAAGTAAAATAATAGAATTTAAAAAATATGGCGTTTACAATATTGGCGGAAGCGAGTTCATTTCAAGATATGATTTCGCTTTGAAGATTGCCGACTTTTTTAACTTAAATAGAGATTTAATTTTTGCAATTGTTACTAAAGATTTAAACCAACCTGCACGACGACCATTAAAAAGCGGTTTGATAATTACAAAAGCTCAAGCCGAATTAAATTATAAACCATACACAATAGATGAAGCTCTCACAAGAATGAAGGAGGAATTAAATTTATGA
- a CDS encoding nucleoside 2-deoxyribosyltransferase, translating to MIIYCAGAIKGDTSYQKNYKEIIAIVNSLGHTALSELNSNFKPAFPLTDKQIYKRDMKWLESCQMVIAEVSGASLGVGFELAYTLYQLKKPVLALYSSDVDKVSAMISGCNSELLTVKQYLEVDEITKCVKNFIRKNAVE from the coding sequence ATGATTATCTATTGTGCTGGTGCTATTAAAGGCGACACCTCTTATCAAAAAAATTATAAAGAAATTATCGCGATTGTTAACTCTCTCGGTCATACTGCACTATCAGAATTAAATTCTAATTTCAAACCCGCCTTCCCTCTTACGGATAAGCAGATTTATAAAAGAGATATGAAATGGTTGGAAAGTTGTCAGATGGTAATCGCCGAAGTTTCCGGAGCATCTTTAGGTGTTGGATTCGAATTAGCCTATACTCTCTATCAATTGAAAAAGCCTGTGCTGGCATTATACAGCAGCGATGTTGATAAAGTCTCGGCTATGATCTCCGGGTGCAATTCTGAACTTTTAACTGTCAAGCAGTATCTCGAAGTTGACGAAATTACTAAGTGTGTTAAAAATTTTATCCGGAAAAATGCAGTTGAATGA
- a CDS encoding Lrp/AsnC family transcriptional regulator, whose amino-acid sequence MLDDLDIKILRTLQKNGRTKRNKLAEEVGLSIPSVSERLNKLEEKGIIEGYYTKLNRKAFGYDITAYIYVLMESSKHYPALISRVDKISEILECHSILGDGSHLLKAVVKNREALEKLLSQIQSFPGVTSTKTTYVLSTIKETTSITI is encoded by the coding sequence ATGCTTGATGACTTAGATATTAAAATACTAAGAACGCTCCAAAAAAATGGAAGAACAAAAAGAAATAAACTGGCAGAAGAAGTAGGATTATCAATTCCCTCTGTCAGTGAAAGATTAAATAAACTAGAAGAAAAAGGAATCATTGAAGGATACTATACAAAACTAAACCGAAAAGCATTTGGTTATGACATAACCGCTTACATTTATGTTTTAATGGAGTCTTCAAAACACTATCCTGCTTTAATTTCCCGCGTTGATAAAATATCGGAAATTCTCGAATGCCATTCAATTTTAGGTGATGGTTCACATTTATTGAAAGCTGTCGTTAAAAATCGAGAAGCTCTCGAAAAATTATTAAGTCAGATCCAATCTTTCCCCGGCGTTACTTCAACAAAGACTACTTACGTTTTATCTACAATCAAAGAAACAACTTCAATTACAATCTAA
- a CDS encoding M28 family peptidase — protein sequence MKPFFSDSSYLQPFDVSVSSIDTNSTLNFLDDNNLVHSFNFREDFFSRMEDAFDADTTTALVFAGYGITAQRNNYDDYSDINVAGKYVVLFSGEPSDESEDFFKGEDETDYSSNEYKIKNAKDHGALGCIIPISEQYQMYWEFIKRFAARPNFKLYDAASDKENFVSLSFNRNSLPRLFDNQPFSYDSLVSISKSNSRLPHFIMSEKFKINFHVYSEIRKAYNVVGVIEGTDEQLKDEYIAVGTHYDHLGVQNGEIYNGADDDGSGTVSVLEVAKVLAANRNNKRSVLIVFHTAEEKGLFGSEYFTNNFPALEKISAQINIDMVGRESIDTIFSVGSDKLSSELKQIVETENNKSTQFVFDYKFDDPNDPEKIYYRSDHYNYAKHGIPIVFFYDYMLSDYHKPSDDFEKINFNKIEKTVKLVYNIIDNISNLDHKIIVDKKVEEK from the coding sequence GTGAAGCCGTTCTTTTCTGACTCCAGCTATCTACAACCATTTGATGTTTCGGTTAGCTCGATTGATACTAATTCCACTTTGAATTTCCTTGATGATAATAATCTTGTCCATAGTTTTAATTTCCGCGAAGATTTTTTCAGCCGAATGGAAGACGCGTTTGATGCTGACACAACAACCGCACTTGTTTTTGCGGGTTATGGCATAACGGCACAAAGAAACAATTATGATGATTATTCTGATATTAATGTCGCAGGAAAGTATGTTGTTTTATTTTCCGGCGAGCCATCTGACGAAAGTGAAGATTTTTTTAAGGGGGAGGACGAAACCGACTATTCATCAAATGAATATAAAATTAAAAATGCCAAGGACCACGGCGCACTTGGATGCATAATTCCGATATCCGAGCAGTATCAAATGTATTGGGAATTTATCAAACGCTTTGCCGCACGTCCAAATTTTAAACTTTACGATGCAGCGTCAGACAAAGAGAATTTCGTCTCACTGTCATTTAATAGAAATTCACTGCCAAGACTTTTTGATAATCAACCATTCAGTTATGATTCGCTTGTTTCAATTTCAAAATCAAATTCGAGGCTGCCGCATTTTATAATGAGTGAAAAATTTAAAATTAATTTTCACGTATATTCAGAAATTCGAAAAGCATATAATGTAGTCGGAGTCATTGAGGGCACAGACGAGCAACTGAAGGATGAATATATTGCTGTTGGCACACATTACGATCATCTCGGCGTTCAGAATGGAGAAATATACAACGGCGCAGATGATGACGGCTCCGGCACAGTATCTGTTCTTGAAGTAGCCAAAGTCTTAGCAGCCAATCGAAATAATAAACGATCTGTGTTGATTGTATTCCACACTGCTGAAGAAAAAGGATTATTTGGTTCGGAGTATTTTACTAATAATTTCCCTGCACTCGAAAAAATTTCTGCGCAAATAAATATTGATATGGTGGGTAGAGAAAGTATAGACACTATCTTTTCTGTTGGCTCTGATAAACTTAGCAGCGAATTAAAACAGATTGTTGAAACTGAAAATAATAAAAGTACTCAGTTCGTCTTTGATTATAAATTTGATGATCCTAATGATCCTGAAAAAATTTATTATAGAAGTGACCACTATAATTATGCTAAGCATGGAATCCCGATTGTTTTCTTTTATGATTACATGCTGAGTGATTATCATAAACCTTCAGACGATTTTGAAAAAATTAATTTTAATAAAATTGAAAAAACTGTAAAATTGGTTTATAATATTATAGACAATATTTCCAATCTTGATCACAAAATAATAGTAGATAAAAAAGTAGAAGAAAAATGA
- a CDS encoding ArsC family transcriptional regulator: MAIQIIGTKKCKETQKAERYFKERRIPFHFRDLTEKGLAKGELDNISQVIPLDDLIDRESKRFKDRGMQFMVFDIEDELLADPLLLKTPVVRNERLVTVGYKPEVWKEWIEK, encoded by the coding sequence ATGGCTATCCAAATTATCGGCACAAAGAAGTGTAAAGAAACTCAAAAAGCTGAGCGCTACTTTAAAGAGAGAAGAATTCCATTTCACTTTAGAGATTTAACTGAAAAAGGATTGGCTAAAGGTGAACTTGATAATATTTCCCAGGTAATTCCTTTAGACGATTTGATAGACAGAGAGAGCAAAAGATTTAAAGATCGCGGAATGCAGTTTATGGTTTTTGATATTGAAGATGAATTGTTAGCTGATCCATTACTTTTAAAAACACCAGTTGTAAGAAATGAAAGATTGGTTACTGTTGGTTACAAACCGGAAGTTTGGAAGGAATGGATAGAAAAATAA
- a CDS encoding alginate lyase family protein, with amino-acid sequence MQLHKYLKLFDSNYLKEKIFRREIENSFPTGKNYALPKVKYATKESLDSFKMNFPFSFYARNSSADYSTWLERIENNANTISSADELIDNIFTFFNGEKFSLDEKINWNTDNKSKFTWAEDLSWKIDYLNFPQGVDPEYAWHLGRFEFGFILAKAYLLTSNEKYLQKYVDFLSEFSSMATYCTGIQWVKSSEVSIRLINCLLSFGMVIHSPSINDTVINSFLRLILLHAVYIENNLETKIYRGYEYLLSLLSLGMVGVLFADTQYGKRNLKFAFAELEQEIRSQVHKDGVSIHQSVSYHELIIKIFCLAEKYLQQPGKKFSEGYKTILKKLFLVQKEYLRKNGTVPAIGDDLNFTLAPFNHCKRNSDVLAIGAVLFSDTALKIGDQNLTAEVLFLYGIKSAEEYSSMAASETEIKSIGFLSGGHFISRKENVEIFIEAGEIGNKGRGAPGHNDTFTFELYYKNKPIIVDPGTYSFYADPILRNQLRSVKRHNTFYIDNKLLAEFEGSFKIKEDFTKPKILDWQTSETEDLLSVQHHAYARLFDPVIIKRTFHFQKDKNILRIKDEFYGGAEHQISGNLTFHPDVLVTQTNANDFTAVNNDAEVQISIKSSADKTSVKILPAEYSKCYGALAQTKRIFINTVDRLPCFIITEINLL; translated from the coding sequence ATGCAATTACACAAATACCTGAAACTATTCGATAGTAATTACCTAAAAGAGAAAATATTTAGGCGTGAGATTGAAAACTCATTCCCCACCGGTAAAAATTATGCTCTTCCTAAAGTAAAATATGCAACGAAAGAGTCGCTTGATAGTTTTAAAATGAATTTTCCTTTTTCTTTTTATGCGAGAAATTCCTCTGCTGATTATTCTACATGGCTTGAACGAATTGAAAATAATGCTAATACTATTTCATCGGCAGATGAACTGATTGATAATATTTTTACTTTTTTTAATGGAGAGAAATTCTCCCTTGATGAAAAAATTAATTGGAATACAGATAATAAATCTAAATTTACATGGGCTGAAGATTTAAGCTGGAAAATAGATTATCTAAACTTTCCACAGGGAGTCGATCCGGAATATGCATGGCACCTTGGCAGGTTTGAATTTGGTTTCATTTTAGCTAAAGCATATTTGCTTACGTCTAATGAAAAATATTTACAAAAATATGTTGACTTCCTTAGTGAGTTTAGCAGTATGGCGACATATTGCACAGGAATTCAGTGGGTCAAATCATCAGAAGTTTCAATTCGACTTATCAACTGCCTGTTAAGTTTCGGAATGGTTATCCATTCTCCATCAATTAATGATACAGTAATAAATTCTTTCCTAAGACTAATTTTACTTCATGCTGTTTACATAGAGAACAATCTTGAAACAAAAATATACCGCGGCTATGAGTATCTCCTCAGCCTGTTAAGTCTTGGAATGGTGGGGGTTCTTTTTGCCGATACGCAATATGGAAAAAGAAATCTGAAATTTGCCTTCGCAGAACTTGAACAGGAAATACGTTCTCAAGTTCACAAAGATGGTGTAAGTATCCATCAGTCTGTGTCGTATCACGAATTGATTATTAAAATATTTTGTTTAGCAGAAAAGTATCTTCAACAGCCGGGCAAAAAATTTTCAGAGGGTTATAAAACGATTTTGAAAAAATTATTCTTAGTTCAAAAAGAATATCTGCGAAAAAATGGCACTGTGCCTGCAATTGGCGACGACCTTAATTTTACATTGGCTCCTTTCAATCATTGCAAAAGAAACAGCGATGTTTTGGCAATCGGGGCAGTATTATTTAGCGATACCGCCTTAAAAATTGGCGATCAAAATCTAACAGCCGAAGTGTTATTTCTATACGGAATAAAATCTGCAGAAGAGTATTCTTCAATGGCTGCCTCTGAAACTGAAATTAAATCCATTGGATTTTTATCTGGCGGGCATTTCATTTCTCGAAAAGAAAATGTTGAGATATTTATTGAAGCAGGAGAAATTGGAAACAAAGGCAGGGGTGCGCCAGGGCATAATGATACTTTTACTTTTGAGCTGTACTATAAAAATAAGCCAATTATAGTTGACCCCGGGACGTATTCTTTTTATGCCGATCCAATTTTAAGGAATCAACTCCGATCGGTCAAGCGGCATAACACTTTTTATATTGATAACAAATTACTTGCCGAATTCGAAGGTTCATTCAAAATAAAAGAGGATTTTACAAAACCAAAAATCCTGGATTGGCAAACTTCAGAAACTGAAGACTTACTTTCTGTACAACACCATGCCTATGCTCGTCTTTTTGATCCGGTGATTATCAAACGGACTTTTCATTTCCAAAAGGATAAAAATATTTTAAGAATTAAAGACGAATTTTACGGCGGGGCAGAACATCAGATTTCAGGGAACCTTACTTTTCATCCGGATGTGTTGGTCACCCAGACTAATGCTAATGATTTTACAGCTGTTAATAATGATGCTGAGGTTCAAATAAGCATTAAATCATCTGCAGATAAAACTTCCGTGAAAATTCTTCCAGCCGAATACTCAAAATGTTACGGAGCATTGGCACAAACAAAAAGAATTTTTATCAATACTGTAGATAGACTTCCCTGTTTTATAATTACTGAAATAAATCTTTTATAA
- a CDS encoding NOL1/NOP2/sun family putative RNA methylase translates to MAIPVSVEIIAYLNSLYGEDASKQYLEYIEKDYAVYIRVNTLKTTTEFLRKKLYDNYKIETEELDFPNNLLKIKSGFIYVGKTIEHIIGLYYIQSLSSAVPAMILNPTEKDLVLDLCSAPGSKSTQMAAMMNNRGSLLVNESQTDRIKSLSYNVERMNLINTAVIHNKGENLSRYFSGYFDKILVDAPCSGLGIMQKRNEVNNWWTHRRALRLSDLQIKLLVAAIKMLKVGGEIVYSTCTMTPEENEFVIDKVLHKYPLELVSINIPLKTHDGFVQYGGQHYDTSLKFSRRIIPWEIDSEGFYIAKLKKTGETKSPNLMPIPYASIRLMESTDKLISDKLNYLADHFGIDHTEFNKYLFVQRNEDLYMLNKDFSEQSFSLMRRYGIKLAAFDKDGSLVLQTQAAEFLENVITKNVFQINSTSGLKTYVEGGTIKTKSDCTGQCAVKFQEYLLGTAVITDTGIKSRFPRSKRTQEITKDFPK, encoded by the coding sequence ATGGCTATACCTGTAAGCGTAGAAATTATCGCCTATCTAAATTCTCTTTATGGAGAAGATGCATCAAAACAATATCTTGAATATATAGAGAAAGACTACGCTGTTTACATCCGGGTAAACACTCTTAAAACAACCACAGAATTTCTTCGTAAAAAACTTTATGATAATTATAAAATTGAAACTGAAGAATTAGATTTTCCAAATAATCTACTTAAGATTAAAAGCGGATTTATTTATGTTGGAAAAACAATTGAACATATAATTGGGCTGTATTACATTCAAAGTCTTTCATCAGCAGTACCTGCAATGATATTAAACCCGACAGAAAAAGATTTGGTTTTAGATCTATGTTCCGCCCCGGGCAGTAAATCCACACAGATGGCTGCAATGATGAATAATCGCGGCTCACTTCTCGTTAATGAATCGCAGACTGATAGAATCAAAAGTCTGAGTTACAATGTTGAAAGAATGAATCTTATAAATACCGCAGTGATTCACAATAAAGGAGAAAATCTTAGCAGATATTTTTCAGGATACTTCGACAAGATTCTTGTTGACGCCCCCTGCAGCGGTCTCGGGATTATGCAAAAGCGGAATGAAGTTAACAATTGGTGGACTCACAGACGTGCACTGCGACTTTCAGACTTGCAAATAAAATTACTTGTTGCCGCAATAAAAATGTTAAAGGTAGGTGGCGAAATTGTCTATTCAACCTGCACAATGACACCCGAAGAAAATGAATTTGTTATTGATAAAGTCCTTCATAAATATCCATTGGAACTGGTAAGCATTAATATTCCGTTGAAAACCCACGATGGGTTTGTCCAGTATGGTGGTCAGCACTATGATACTTCACTTAAATTTTCGAGGAGAATTATACCCTGGGAAATTGACAGCGAAGGGTTTTATATTGCAAAACTTAAAAAGACCGGCGAAACTAAATCGCCCAATTTGATGCCAATACCCTATGCTTCAATAAGATTGATGGAAAGCACCGATAAACTAATCAGCGATAAACTAAATTATCTTGCTGACCATTTCGGTATTGATCATACAGAATTTAACAAGTATTTATTTGTTCAGCGCAATGAAGACTTATACATGTTGAATAAAGATTTTTCAGAACAAAGTTTTTCTTTAATGAGAAGATACGGAATTAAATTGGCTGCTTTCGACAAGGATGGGTCATTGGTGCTTCAAACTCAAGCCGCTGAATTTTTAGAGAATGTGATCACAAAAAATGTTTTTCAAATTAATTCAACATCAGGATTAAAAACCTATGTGGAGGGGGGAACAATAAAAACCAAATCAGATTGCACCGGACAATGTGCAGTTAAATTTCAGGAATATCTTTTAGGCACCGCTGTTATTACCGACACCGGTATTAAAAGCCGCTTCCCCCGCTCTAAACGAACGCAAGAAATTACGAAGGACTTTCCAAAATAA